From the genome of Pirellulales bacterium:
AGTATGGCCGCACCGACGCCCTGATCGCCAAACTGCGGAAGCATCGCATCACAAGCGCGTGGGCCGGCAGCTTCGAGGCGGTGCTGGAGAAACAACTCGACCTCGTGAACCGCCGCCTCGCCGACGAGTGTAAGGCCCAGGGCGACGGCATGCTCGTTCCCATCGGCAGCGTCAACCCGGCCTGGCCTGACTGGGAGGCCGACCTTGAAGCGTGTCACGAACGGCACCGCATGCCCGGCGTGCGGCTCTATCCGATGTATCACGGCTACGCTCTCGACCACCCGGAGTTCGCCCGTCTGCTCGCCGAGGCCGCCAGGCGGAAAATGTTGGTGCAGGTCGTCCTGCGGCTGGAAGACGAGCGCGTTCAGCATCCGGCGGTGGCCGTGGAGGCCGTGGATGTCTCGCCGCTCGTCGGCTTGCTCAAGAATCTGCCCGACGCGAAGGTGCAGTTGCTCGATTCGGCGGGGCCGCTCTTGGGCAAAAACGTCGCCGCCCTGGTCAAGGAAACGACGGTCACGTTCGACGTCGCCGCCACCGAAGGAAATGGCGGCGTCGGGCGGCTCATCGAGGGTACGAACTACAGCTACCGGGGAGCGATTCCCGTCGAACGGCTGTTGTTTGGCTCTCATGCTCCCTATTTCCCGTGCGAGAGTGCATTGCTGAAGCT
Proteins encoded in this window:
- a CDS encoding amidohydrolase family protein, coding for MPENGYDPQRLDRRRFVKASLISAALPIGAAAACRESRAAEPLPATAEIPEIIDTNVHLFEWPFRRLKYGRTDALIAKLRKHRITSAWAGSFEAVLEKQLDLVNRRLADECKAQGDGMLVPIGSVNPAWPDWEADLEACHERHRMPGVRLYPMYHGYALDHPEFARLLAEAARRKMLVQVVLRLEDERVQHPAVAVEAVDVSPLVGLLKNLPDAKVQLLDSAGPLLGKNVAALVKETTVTFDVAATEGNGGVGRLIEGTNYSYRGAIPVERLLFGSHAPYFPCESALLKLFESPLDLERLRLLMHANARRLIGSPS